One segment of Carya illinoinensis cultivar Pawnee chromosome 1, C.illinoinensisPawnee_v1, whole genome shotgun sequence DNA contains the following:
- the LOC122313617 gene encoding uncharacterized protein LOC122313617 isoform X2, producing the protein MGSTHRIQLVLPLTFMMVVLALSALPEIAGQTISSSGFEPGRNLLQTDNVSEPVRQSDDTVRVDPLDNLKKYRGGYDITNKHYWSSTIFTGIYGYCAGLLWLLCGTLYGGFLLATAFCCRSRKIGKLRKRLPYKQCCLTPILLVTLFTILAITASGLVLGANARFHSRAKTVVNIIMNTANEASETIYNTTGAMKDITNNLGAAEGSSDASGFLTSTSEKLNVKAAEIQREAKKNRHLIDKGLRIVYIITTVTISFNLVAVIALSVSGSMRFRRALYLFIILCWSLTVLCWLFSGMYFFLEKFSSDTCTALENFQENPTNNSLSSILPCDEVLSAKSVLFEVSAGIYNLVNEVNVNISLFQATSNTNLRYVCNPFSAPPDYQYQPDNCPADTIRIRDIPKVLKFFTCSEANNGTCENDQLLSNSNYKIVEAYSNSIQSLLDAYPGMESLVECQSVKDAFSEILFKHCKPLKRYVRMVWVSMLFLSVIMMILVLIWMSQAHHEQNLDLSNGSVKPHIATGDMLEAGATEEVNSHTKSSTAYIISS; encoded by the exons ATGGGCTCCACACACAGAATACAACTGGTCCTGCCCCTGACTTTCATGATGGTAGTTTTAGCCTTGAGTGCTCTTCCAGAAATTGCAGGACAGACAATTTCATCTAGTGGCTTTGAACCAG GGAGAAATTTGCTTCAGACAGACAATGTCTCAGAACCGGTTAGACAGTCTGATGATACTGTGAGGGTGGATCCTCtagacaacttaaaaaaatacagGGGAGGATATGATATCACCAACAAGCACTATTGGagt TCAACCATATTTACTGGAATTTATGGATATTGTGCTGGGTTGCTGTGGCTTTTGTGTGGAACTTTATATGGAGGCTTTCTGCTGGCAACTGCTTTTTGTTGTAGAAGTAGAAAGATTGGAAAGCTGAGGAAAAGATTACCTTATAAGCAGTGTTGCCTTACACCAATTCTCCTTGTCACATTGTTCACAATCCTAGCAAT AACTGCATCCGGGTTAGTACTGGGGGCCAATGCAAGGTTTCACTCACGAGCCAAAACAGTGGTGAACATTATCATGAACACAGCAAATGAGGCTTCAGAAACCATATACAATACAACAGGAGCAATGAAAGACATAACAAATAACTTAGGAGCGGCGGAAGGAAGTAGTGATGCTTCTGGTTTCCTTACCTCCACATCTGAGAAACTTAATGTTAAAGCTGCAGAAATACAAAGGGAGGCAAAGAAGAACAGGCATCTGATTGACAAGGGTCTGAGGATAGt ATACATAATAACGACAGTTACCATCTCATTCAACCTGGTTGCAGTCATAGCCCTTTCAG TGTCAGGATCTATGAGGTTTCGCCGGGCACTTTACCT GTTCATTATACTATGCTGGTCCCTGACCGTTCTTTGCTGGTTGTTCTCTGGAATGTATTTCTTTTTAGAGAA GTTTTCTAGTGATACGTGCACAGCTCTTGAAAATTTCCAAGAAAATCCCACCAACAACAGCTTGAGTTCAATCCTTCCTTGTGATGAAGTACTATCAGCTAAATCAGTCCTATTTGAAGTCAGTGCAGGGATCTACAACCTTGTTAATGAG GTGAATGTGAACATATCGCTCTTTCAAGCAACATCGAATACAAATCTTCGTTATGTTTGCAATCCTTTCTCTGCACCACCAGACTACCAATACCAGCCAGACAACTGTCCAGCTGATACAATTCGAATAAGAGACATCCCAAAG GTATTGAAGTTCTTTACTTGTTCGGAAGCCAACAATGGGacatgtgaaaatgatcaaCTTCTATCAAATAGCAACTATAAGATAGTGGAGGCTTACTCAAATTCAATACAAAGTCTGCTCGATGCATATCCGGGAATGGAAAGTCTAGTAGAATGTCAATCAGTGAAGGATGCCTTTTCTGAGATCCTGTTTAAGCACTGCAAACCTTTGAAGAGATATGTTCGGATGGTATGGGTGTCAATGTTGTTCCTGTCAGTGATCATGATGATTTTGGTTCTGATATGGATGTCACAAGCTCATCATGAGCAGAATCTTGACCTTTCAAATGGTTCTGTGAAACCCCATATAGCAACCGGAGATATGCTGGAAGCAGGAGCAACTGAAGAAGTTAACAGCCACACAAAATCAAGTACAGCCTATATAATTAGCAGTTAG
- the LOC122275990 gene encoding protein FAR1-RELATED SEQUENCE 9-like — protein MVSDFVHQYEKAIDARYFKEKENDVRTKSTRAIMKTPLKIEEEAAMVYTRKSFMIFQNELFDSLRYQARKLSKEGETKTYGVNAYGKERPLYHVTLEGDEEYATCTCHKWEFMGILCRHILCVFGKKMKLDRLSQHYVLERWTINAKSRPIPDIPCPEGRVREGLDEPTMRKIKTMLQFYDIVELGSQSAEKYNHLTVALEKVHKELLDMEDNVECSRACEPTNDDHNMGSQVISNFSQTVQDPPRVPTKGRPKSLRAKNPKETHATKKRYCSICKNEGHTKNNCSSARDLGLTIDNISQHVDP, from the exons ATGGTTAGTGACTTTGTGCATCAATATGAAAAAGCTATAGATGCACGTTAtttcaaagagaaagagaatgaTGTGCGGACAAAATCTACACGGGCGATAATGAAGACACCTCTTAAAATTGAAGAGGAGGCGGCAATGGTTTATACAAGAAAGTCCTTCATGATCTTCCAAAATGAACTTTTCGATAGTCTACGATACCAAGcaagaaaattatcaaaagAGGGTGAGACCAAGACATATGGAGTCAATGCTTACGGTAAAGAAAGACCTCTTTACCATGTGACGCTTGAGGGTGATGAAGAATATGCAACATGTACTTGCCATAAGTGGGAGTTTATGGGAATTCTTTGTAGGCATATCTTGTGTGTTTTTGGCAAAAAAATGAAGTTAGATAGATTGTCACAACATTATGTGTTAGAAAGATGGACTATTAATGCTAAGAGTCGACCCATTCCTGACATACCATGTCCTGAAGGGCGTGTTCGAGAAGGACTAGATGAGCCTACGATGAGAAAAATCAAAACGATGTTACAATTTTACGACATTGTCGAACTAGGGTCACAGTCAGCAGAGAAATATAATCACCTCACAGTTGCATTGGAGAAGGTTCACAAAGAGTTACTTGACATGGAGGATAATGTAGAATGTTCACGAGCATGCGAACCAACCAATGATGATCACAACATGGGAAGTCAAGTTATATCGAACTTCTCACAAACGGTCCAGGATCCTCCAAGGGTGCCAACAAAAGGACGTCCAAAATCTTTGAGAGCGAAGAACCCAAAAGAAACACATGCGACAAAGAAGAGATACTGTAGCATTTGCAAGAATGAGGGGCATACTAAAAACAATTGTTCTTCTGCGAG GGATCTTGGGCTAACAATTGACAACATATCGCAACATGTTGATCCATAG
- the LOC122313617 gene encoding uncharacterized protein LOC122313617 isoform X1: protein MIRLEIMGSTHRIQLVLPLTFMMVVLALSALPEIAGQTISSSGFEPGRNLLQTDNVSEPVRQSDDTVRVDPLDNLKKYRGGYDITNKHYWSSTIFTGIYGYCAGLLWLLCGTLYGGFLLATAFCCRSRKIGKLRKRLPYKQCCLTPILLVTLFTILAITASGLVLGANARFHSRAKTVVNIIMNTANEASETIYNTTGAMKDITNNLGAAEGSSDASGFLTSTSEKLNVKAAEIQREAKKNRHLIDKGLRIVYIITTVTISFNLVAVIALSVSGSMRFRRALYLFIILCWSLTVLCWLFSGMYFFLEKFSSDTCTALENFQENPTNNSLSSILPCDEVLSAKSVLFEVSAGIYNLVNEVNVNISLFQATSNTNLRYVCNPFSAPPDYQYQPDNCPADTIRIRDIPKVLKFFTCSEANNGTCENDQLLSNSNYKIVEAYSNSIQSLLDAYPGMESLVECQSVKDAFSEILFKHCKPLKRYVRMVWVSMLFLSVIMMILVLIWMSQAHHEQNLDLSNGSVKPHIATGDMLEAGATEEVNSHTKSSTAYIISS from the exons ATGATCAG GTTAGAGATCATGGGCTCCACACACAGAATACAACTGGTCCTGCCCCTGACTTTCATGATGGTAGTTTTAGCCTTGAGTGCTCTTCCAGAAATTGCAGGACAGACAATTTCATCTAGTGGCTTTGAACCAG GGAGAAATTTGCTTCAGACAGACAATGTCTCAGAACCGGTTAGACAGTCTGATGATACTGTGAGGGTGGATCCTCtagacaacttaaaaaaatacagGGGAGGATATGATATCACCAACAAGCACTATTGGagt TCAACCATATTTACTGGAATTTATGGATATTGTGCTGGGTTGCTGTGGCTTTTGTGTGGAACTTTATATGGAGGCTTTCTGCTGGCAACTGCTTTTTGTTGTAGAAGTAGAAAGATTGGAAAGCTGAGGAAAAGATTACCTTATAAGCAGTGTTGCCTTACACCAATTCTCCTTGTCACATTGTTCACAATCCTAGCAAT AACTGCATCCGGGTTAGTACTGGGGGCCAATGCAAGGTTTCACTCACGAGCCAAAACAGTGGTGAACATTATCATGAACACAGCAAATGAGGCTTCAGAAACCATATACAATACAACAGGAGCAATGAAAGACATAACAAATAACTTAGGAGCGGCGGAAGGAAGTAGTGATGCTTCTGGTTTCCTTACCTCCACATCTGAGAAACTTAATGTTAAAGCTGCAGAAATACAAAGGGAGGCAAAGAAGAACAGGCATCTGATTGACAAGGGTCTGAGGATAGt ATACATAATAACGACAGTTACCATCTCATTCAACCTGGTTGCAGTCATAGCCCTTTCAG TGTCAGGATCTATGAGGTTTCGCCGGGCACTTTACCT GTTCATTATACTATGCTGGTCCCTGACCGTTCTTTGCTGGTTGTTCTCTGGAATGTATTTCTTTTTAGAGAA GTTTTCTAGTGATACGTGCACAGCTCTTGAAAATTTCCAAGAAAATCCCACCAACAACAGCTTGAGTTCAATCCTTCCTTGTGATGAAGTACTATCAGCTAAATCAGTCCTATTTGAAGTCAGTGCAGGGATCTACAACCTTGTTAATGAG GTGAATGTGAACATATCGCTCTTTCAAGCAACATCGAATACAAATCTTCGTTATGTTTGCAATCCTTTCTCTGCACCACCAGACTACCAATACCAGCCAGACAACTGTCCAGCTGATACAATTCGAATAAGAGACATCCCAAAG GTATTGAAGTTCTTTACTTGTTCGGAAGCCAACAATGGGacatgtgaaaatgatcaaCTTCTATCAAATAGCAACTATAAGATAGTGGAGGCTTACTCAAATTCAATACAAAGTCTGCTCGATGCATATCCGGGAATGGAAAGTCTAGTAGAATGTCAATCAGTGAAGGATGCCTTTTCTGAGATCCTGTTTAAGCACTGCAAACCTTTGAAGAGATATGTTCGGATGGTATGGGTGTCAATGTTGTTCCTGTCAGTGATCATGATGATTTTGGTTCTGATATGGATGTCACAAGCTCATCATGAGCAGAATCTTGACCTTTCAAATGGTTCTGTGAAACCCCATATAGCAACCGGAGATATGCTGGAAGCAGGAGCAACTGAAGAAGTTAACAGCCACACAAAATCAAGTACAGCCTATATAATTAGCAGTTAG